In Grus americana isolate bGruAme1 chromosome 4, bGruAme1.mat, whole genome shotgun sequence, one genomic interval encodes:
- the DCUN1D4 gene encoding DCN1-like protein 4 isoform X5, with amino-acid sequence MYRKYDSTRIKAEEEVFSSKRCLEWFYEYAGTDDIVGPEGMEKFCEDIGVEPENVVMLVLAWKLDAQNMGYFTLQEWLKGMTSLQCDTTEKLRNSLDYLRSLLNEPTNFKLIYRYAFDFAREKDQRSLDINTAKCMLGLLLGKTWSLFPVFHQFLEQSKYKVINKDQWCNVLEFSRTINLDLSNYDEDGAWPVLLDEFVEWYKGKQMT; translated from the exons atgtaTAGAAAATATGATTCAACTAgaataaaagcagaggaagaagtctTTTCAAGTAAGAGATGCTTAGAATGGTTCTATGAATACGCAG GCACTGATGACATTGTAGGGCCAGAAGGTATGGAGAAATTTTGTGAAGACATTGGAGTTGAACCAGAAAAT GTAGTTATGCTTGTACTAGCATGGAAGTTGGATGCACAAAACATGGGCTACTTTACATTACAAGAATGGTTAAAAGGAATGACATCACTACA ATGTGATACTACAGAAAAATTGAGAAATTCTCTGGATTACTTGAGATCTTTATTAAATGAGCCTACAAATTTTAAACTTATTTATAGATATGCATTTGACTTTGCACGG GAAAAGGACCAGCGCAGCCTAGACATCAATACTGCCAAGTGTATGTTGGGCCTCCTTTTAGGAAAAACATGGTCCctttttccagtatttcacCAGTTTCTAGAG CAATCAAAATATAAAGTTATCAATAAGGACCAATGGTGTAACGTGCTTGAATTCAGCAGAACAATTAACCTTGACCTCAGTAATTATGATGAAGATGGAGCCT GGCCAGTGTTGTTGGATGAGTTTGTGGAATGgtataaaggaaaacagatgacATAG
- the DCUN1D4 gene encoding DCN1-like protein 4 isoform X4 produces MPPRKKRRPAAGDDLSAKKSRHDGMYRKYDSTRIKAEEEVFSSKRCLEWFYEYAGTDDIVGPEGMEKFCEDIGVEPENVVMLVLAWKLDAQNMGYFTLQEWLKGMTSLQCDTTEKLRNSLDYLRSLLNEPTNFKLIYRYAFDFAREKDQRSLDINTAKCMLGLLLGKTWSLFPVFHQFLEQSKYKVINKDQWCNVLEFSRTINLDLSNYDEDGAWPVLLDEFVEWYKGKQMT; encoded by the exons tatgtaTAGAAAATATGATTCAACTAgaataaaagcagaggaagaagtctTTTCAAGTAAGAGATGCTTAGAATGGTTCTATGAATACGCAG GCACTGATGACATTGTAGGGCCAGAAGGTATGGAGAAATTTTGTGAAGACATTGGAGTTGAACCAGAAAAT GTAGTTATGCTTGTACTAGCATGGAAGTTGGATGCACAAAACATGGGCTACTTTACATTACAAGAATGGTTAAAAGGAATGACATCACTACA ATGTGATACTACAGAAAAATTGAGAAATTCTCTGGATTACTTGAGATCTTTATTAAATGAGCCTACAAATTTTAAACTTATTTATAGATATGCATTTGACTTTGCACGG GAAAAGGACCAGCGCAGCCTAGACATCAATACTGCCAAGTGTATGTTGGGCCTCCTTTTAGGAAAAACATGGTCCctttttccagtatttcacCAGTTTCTAGAG CAATCAAAATATAAAGTTATCAATAAGGACCAATGGTGTAACGTGCTTGAATTCAGCAGAACAATTAACCTTGACCTCAGTAATTATGATGAAGATGGAGCCT GGCCAGTGTTGTTGGATGAGTTTGTGGAATGgtataaaggaaaacagatgacATAG